aCCACCCTTGTGAGGACAGGAAGACAGCTGGGCTTGTGCAGCCAGGAAAGGGGAAGGCTCCATGGAGACCTGACTGTGACCTTTCAGTATGCAAGGGGGTTTTATAAGAAAGAGACTTTACCATCACATGACAGGACAAAGGGCAACTGTTTTAAACTGagagagggcaggtttagattagatgttggGGTGAAATTCTTTACCgggaaggtggtgaggcactggaccaggttgcccagagaagctgtgaatgctcCATTCCTGGTAGTGTTCAAGTCCAGGTTGGAGGGAGTTATGAGGAGCCGGTCTGTTGAGAGGTATTtctacccatggcaggggaattGGAACTATATGGTCTTTCAGGCATCTTCACACCTAAACCACTCATAACTCCATAACAACTCAGCAGATGCCAACAGAGAGACAGAGTGGGCACCCAAGcaccagaaacagaaatttgGAAACATGGAAGAGATTCTGATGGACTTCCCTCCAGCAGGGCAGTTCAAGGGCTGGCAAAGACAAGAGGCCCTACAGAACAGCTTGCACCTTGAATTTAGTAGCAGCCACTCATGTTTTGACATCAACATTGAGTTAACCAAATAATTAACACTTCAGTATTGGACTTTAATATTGTATGCAGGCTAACAGcctcaataaatattttaatgtaatattttaatgaataattCTCTATTGGACTTGTTATTGCATTCAATAAAAGCTATGTGCTAAAAACTACTACTTCTGTAGATTTGCTCCTTTATTCCCAATTCTTTGATTCACTTCATCACTCAAACTTTGAAGTCAATTTCAACTACATTTGGCAGCCAGATTATGAGCTCCCTGAGAACAGTCAGCTCTTGGTATCTGCCTGTATGATGGCTCAAAGCAGGCCCCCAATCCTGAGTCTTTGCTGATGACACTGAGCCTATTCCCCCTTAATGATATTAAGGGGGGAATGATATTAAGTAAGGGTTTGGACCAACTCCCAAATCCTTGGAAAATGGGAAGGATgttaaatgaaatacaaaacacCATTCCAGAGGGCTGTTATTGGAGTAGGTACTGGTTGTGCTTTATTTACAAAATCCAGAGATTTGTACATAGCAATCTACAGGACAGCATAGGGCTGGTATCAGGAGGATAAAGGACATGCTCAGCAGGAAGTGAAGATGCCAGCAAGGAGTCATCCCAGTTCCACAGGGAACCTGCTTCCCCTTGCCTGAGGAAGCCACCAGACCCCTccagggagaaaagcagcagcaatagCCAATCCAGGCAGATGTGATTTTGGTTATCATTGAGGCATGAGAACACAAGTGATCAgtgaaggaggaaagaggagacCAGCAGGGGTTCAGCACACCATTAAAGGCCATCCTGCCTGGGTGTTTACTTCCAGCGCCCACCAACCTTGCCCTTGGCTCCTGCCTTCTTGCTGCTACaatgcaaaaggaaagaaaaacatgtcagCGTGATGGAAGCAGTGGGGCTCTGTGGCCACTCTGCATTTCTGACTCTTAGGTTAGGTTTCAGCTGCTTTCACTTCTCACATGTTGGGCACACCTGCCATTGACAACATCCTGAGAAAAATATTGTTGATAGTGTGGAAAAATATTCCTCCTGAGGCTCTTAGTGTGAAAAGTAGGATGTGCATGCCTCAAAGAGATGGACCCTTCCAGACTCCTGGGTTATCAGTATAGAAATCTAGGTGGTCTCCAAACTAAGCAACAGGTCTATGCAGGCACAGacttgatatttttttaatacaaatctGCTATGGTCTGGATTTTAGGATTTAGAGCTCTGTCTAGAGAAATTTGCTCAGTGTGAAAGAACGCTGATCAAATTCCCCAGATGCTCCATTCAGTAGTGGAGGCAAAAAAAACTGAACACTAATTGAAACATAACTAAGAAGTGCTTTTCTCTAGCAAAGTCAGAGTGGCTATTTATATCATGAGAGCAAGAGCCTCCAAAAGAATCCAAACAACTTTTTAGGCCTGCTCTCATACTGGTATCCCTGTCTTGTTCATGGTGTGTGGGAGCAGTCCACCTACTCTCCCCACTCAAAGCACCTGAGGCAAACTCTCTCCAAGAGTTCTTGCACACAGAAGGGCAATCCTACATGCAATCCTACACTTACCTTCTGCCCGAGAAGCCTGAACTCAGAACGGGGCTAGGTAGGAAGTTAGTTGAGTTAGATTCTGCACTAGTTCCCATTAGCAGCACCTTGGTTTGTGGGGCTCAGCACACCCCCAAACCCTTCAGCTCACACACACAATGATGAGGCTGCTTCTTGAACCAAAGCACATGCAGAGTGTGGGGTTGGGGACCAAGCACAAGGTGGTGGGGTCTTGCTGCCAACAGAGGTCTTTGTTCAGAACCACTGGTTCCtccagggagaagaaaaacatgagGACATCACACCTGGGGAGATTTTTGTTGTGCTGCCCCATGGATTGGTTCAAGAGCACCAGCCATATATACAGAAGGATGTAGCACAGtgacagagacacacacagagtggATACTTTACCTTTGACCAAGACAGGCTTGgtatatttgaaaaaattgaTGGTTTACATAAAAGAGAGTATGCACTTTCTGCTTATCTTAAATTAAGCTTCATGTCCCTTTTGCCAGCCTTTCTGAAGGTTCAAAACCCAGTGTAGGAACTGCATAGCTCCTCAAACAAAGACAGAGTCCTTTAATGTCCACAAGCACCTATGATGTTTGATGTTACACCTAATCTTTAGAGTGTGCTTAAGGAGATTTAATAAAGTCTGAAGCAAGAGACTCATTTGATCCTTGTATAACACACTGGCAGGCACTGCTTTGGAATGATAGTGCCTAGCGTGGATAGAAATTTATGCACACAGAAATCTCATTAGCTCTGGGCATCCCAGTGCAACCTTTTCAAATGATGTCCTGGGAGAGTACCATGTCTTTTGGGGGAAACCAGCAGGCAGTGGACTGTTGTGGATGGTGTGGTAGGACCCCACAAGAGCAGGAACATCCAGACAAACCCTGGCatccttctgcagctgcacattCTGCTGAGTTTTATCAGCCTACAGCTCTGTACAGAAAATACCACGGGAAGGCCAAGCCTTATGTTTGGCATTGCAACTAAACCCCCAGTATTATATTCATTTGATAAGCCAGAGTGTCTTGGGGAAGTGGGAAGGCAGTAACTGGTCACTTCTGTCATCCAAAGATATCACCAAAGACCACTGCTTCATTCCTGGCATGACTTAGGTAAAAAGATACAGATGCACAGAGAAGAGCAAACCCACCACTGGAGAGCTCTCCTCCCTTTCTGCCCTGCAGTTACTTCTCTGTGAGTGTTAGTTTTCTGTATGTTCTAACCCTCAAGCTGCGTCTACCCTGGTATCTCataaatccattaaaaatgcCTAGAGAAAGATAATAGACtcaaaaaagtaatgaaatagTCTTGTGGTGAAGGAAAGTGGGAGAGAAATGATGAGTGAAAAGAACTCACAACAGTAATCCCATTACGTTAGTCTTGTTACACACCATTCTTAGTAATCTAAGCAATCTCTTGTTTATCCTTCATAAACAAGGATTGTATTCCCTCAAGTATTCAAAGCACCTCAGTCAGGTGTTtgaaaaacccaacaataaGCAGAGGAAATTTTTGAAGGTATGGTGTgaagaaacaggattttttttcttgttaggTGTTACATTCACTTCAGTTGCCCCTTCATTTTCTCAATGTGAGGCAGGATGGGAGAGGCCCTTCCATCTCTAGCCTCATTTCATTGCAACAAGAAAATGTCATTGTTGAGGCTGAAGTGACACATTTGAACACTGAGAAGATATCCCCAAGCCAGGAGCTAGGAAGGGGATATAAATACTTACTGCTTCTGGGCCTGATCGATCCGGTTTCTGAGGGTGACAATCTGCAAACAACATACATGACCAGGGTTTTTAGAGACAAAGAAACCTTGTTCCCTCAAGGAGAGGAGCATTTTACCTGCTGAAGTGCTCAAAACAGGTGCCTGTAGGAGGAATTAATGCTTCCTTGGAAATAAAAGCTCACCCATGGTTGAAGGACAGAAATGTTACTTCTTGGCAATAAATCTGCAAACCACCTTCACATGTCAAGGGACAGAAGAGCTAGAATTTTATAACCCTTACTAGAAATGTTTCTATACATTGAATTGAAATTAATCTCCTATGAACTCACATGTCAAACTGCAAGGAGGTGAATTGGAATGAATGTCACCTCGGCCAACTGGAAAGCTCTCAGATGGCTCCATCACCTTCATGTTTCAATGTCACCTTCTCACTCTTCCCTTACTCATACATCAAGTGTTTGTGTAAACCCAAAGATCTTCAGCGATCTTTGGATGGGGACCTCAGGAATGGAAGATGGGTATCACATTCTGCTGGAATAACCTTTGCTGGCTGGCAGAGTGGGAGGTGAGGAGCTTGCAGCACTCACCACTTTCCCAGCCACTCATTTAATAAGAGAAGATGACCTGATGCATAGGAGAGGAAACACCTACCTTACATGGGATAAACATGTTATAGCCTGACTTAGTAACTCAGTTTGGTCTGTAGGCCTGGACTCATTACTGAAATCCTGGGACTGAGGTACTGGAAAGGCCTACAAAAGACTAGGAAGTGATAGAGACTTTTGCCCCTTCATCTTCTCATTTGTAACTGAGTCAATGTTCAACTCAGTTTTCCTGGACAGAAGAAATGCCCTTGCCATGAGGTATGCTTTGCTTTTGGTGCAATTCAAAATTCTGCACCGGCTCTGCCGGTCCAAGAATTGATGATCcaaattttgaatatttaaagtCGCACTTGACAGTCCCAGcgtgcaaaaaagaaaaacaaaagtcatACATTCTGGTTTCCCAAGAACTGGTAATTCCTGGCTCACGTCTTTCCATGGCAAACAGAAGAAACATAAGAGACTGAATTACCGGGAACAGGACAACACAAGCAAGGAAAGATCAACAGATCACTTGCTTTTGTACTTACTTGTGAAAGTTTTAGTATTTGTCACAGCAGTTTAAATTGCTATTTTCCAACCAAGTATCTTCCCCAAGTGTTGAGGAGAGCCAGTTGTCTTCAGTTTGACCCAAGCACTTAAGACTTACCTTCAGTCATAACCTTATGATCGTGACTGTGACACTCACTCTCCAATGAAGCACCAAAGAGCAACAGACACTAGAGCTAAAGAATGGCTCTACTTCTCTGTGTcccacttccttcctttttctctcccttgcaTCCTTGCTTGTGTCTCCTTCATTCTCTTTCCTATTTTCACTTAcctttctcctcatttttttcctgctgtcatcCTCCCTTTATTCTTCCACGTCTAGCTGggcattttccttctgctttgctcGTTCTATGtactttgtttccttgtttttcatCAGCAGGCACCCACCTCTTTGTTTATGCAGAGGTCTCATTACCATGGCATGTACCCCTCCTCTGGCACTGCCtaatttcctgtttttccacACCCACTTGGGCGGTTATCATTAAGCTAGCCCTCTGCAGTATTCTGGATCTAGATAACCATGTGCCACAAGGTGGAGAAGCTTTCCAAACCCCATCCTATTCTCTGTATACTGTAGTCCAGGCTATTACACGTGTATCCCTAAGTTTCTGCATGCACCCCAGGCGCATCAGAGTGATACTCCCATGCATGTAACAGCTGGGTTTGGATACAGAGTTTTGAATAGGGAATTATTTTAAGGTGTTCTCAGTAGATTGCATGCTCAGTTCTTTAACCAAATCCCTGTTGGACTCTTGACTCTTTTCCTAAATTACCACTTTGCATCTTTTAAAAGaatggaaagggagagaaaaaggaagtgaaTGGAGAGACACAAGATccacttttctcttttctctctgcactTGGAGCCAAGTGCCAGCTCCCGTCTGGCGCCTGGCTCTGACCATGCGGCAGGCTCATGCATTTGGtagcctttgctgctgctgtgacacaggcAAGTTCATTGTACTTACAACTTGGaaagctcctgcagcctgcaaCGCATTGTTAAAATCTAAGAGAGATTGAGATAGTTACATTGGTGTTGCTCACTGCCTGTCAGCATGTGTCTGTGTGATTGGGAGTTAAAAGGAGAGCGAGACAGAGAGAGATCCAGTAGGATTTCTCAGCCACTGAAACCTAATGGGTGTGAGTGCCGCCCTATCCAGTGACCATGTGAAGCAAACATGTCCACTTTCTGTTACCATATGACACTTCAGTCAGATGCTTCTGTCTGGAGACAACTTTCAGTGACTCCAGAGAGCTCAGGCCACAGGTAATCTGTCTGGGATGGAATAAAACTTACAGCGTTCAAGTTTGAAATCAAAGATGGGTctaaaaatattactttgcAATGGAGGAGTGTGAACTGAGAGTTACTGAATTTTCAGGCCACAGTTACCTATAGATAAACAAGAATGAACAATGTTTCAGGAGAAGGCAGGGCGTCCATTTTCCATTGGGATTGCCTTTCCATGGGGCACTGAAAACCTTAAAAGTGATCTATTCGATTTTAGCCTAAAATGTGAAATCCTCTTCAAGTATGTATGTTAGGGGAATGCAGTTCCAAGCATTTTGCTGCATAAATATGGCAAAGGGTTATTGGAGACCCAAATGATATCACAACATGACTTTTGCCAGATGAATCAGAgagatttttactttttggaCCCAGTGCCTTTAGCAAAATAGCCTCTCAACTCACctcatattttttcctcttgatcTGCTCTGTAAAGTCATACTTTTCAGTCTCCAGCTGATATAGCCAGTCCCACAGCTCCTTAGCTTTGTCCCTGTGTATTTATGGGGGAAGACAGAAGAAACACATGAcatcaaatattttccattgttttcacATCAttaataatgaatttttatttaatgccaCTCACACATCTTCCTGTAAACCCTCTCTGTTCTCTTTAAGCTACTCATTTTCAAGGTCACATTTTTCTCACCTTCAAATCTTTTCTACTTGCAGTCTTGTATGTGTCACACATTAACATAATTCCTCTATTTTCCCCCCTAACTCTTAATGAAAGATAAGACTGCAGTGGAATCAGACATGAAGGAAGGAGGACTCTGAAGGTCACCCAGATAAGCAGAGGAGTTGCCATTGTGCAATCTCATCTGTGTCAGGGCTGAGGTGAGCCACCTTCATCTTTCAGTCGTGTGTAAAGTCCAACACGTGCAGTCCAGACTATCATCTGATGACTGCTCTACACCAGAGCACTTCGCTTCCAAACCTCCAGCCTTCATGGACATCCTATTCATATCTTAGCAGCATTAACTCACCCCTGGGAATGCTACAGATACCAGTCTGTAGGCTTGCTCAGCTAATCCCAGAGCTAGTCCTGTAAATCCTGCTAGTCCAACTAATCCTAATTAGCAGGAGAGGCTAACAGAGCTATACCAGGAGCACAGCTAGAGGGCTACCAAACCATTTCAACACTTTCCTACATTCCCATTTCTCCTCCATTCTCCAGGTTAAGCAAGGGCACAACTTAAAGTGTGTCCCATGATGAATTTCAAGGAAGGGTCCCTCCTCTACCTCATTTTATCACCAGAGAAGACTTTAGGACAGTAAAACCAAATATCAATATCATTCCATAAATTAGGATAAACATGTTACCTCAGCTTGTCTTCATTAAGGTGGTCAATGTTCAGTGGCTTGCGCCTCTCAGCCAGGACCTTCTTCTTCGTCTCTCTGGCTGTTtgcttcttccctctcttctggTCAGCCTATTTTCAGAATATCAATTAATGTCAGCATTCAGAAATTAAGCCTGAATAAAACAATTTCAACATTGGGCCATTTTCTCAACTTCTAATGAAGACCGTTCCCAGTCAACAAAATGGtttaatgttttcatatttctttcatCAATCCATGATTTTTACCTTAGCCAGATAACTGCTGTAGTTTGCACCCATGGAGGACAGagccttcttcttcttcaggtCATCCTCAGCTTTTCTCTTGgcatcttcctcctctctccGTGCCTTTTCCTCCTGTGGAATGCAGCACACAAAACAATTTAATCCAGGGCAGACTCTCAGCTTCCCCAGAAGCCAGTGTCAGTGCAGGGAATGTGATCAGAGGAGTACATTGATGAGAATTAGCAACTCCTGTTTTCTGCCCTTGCCCTAAGAGAGTGGTCATTTAATCTCTGGACTGAGGCGGGCAGAACCTGAGGTTTATTTGTCTTTAGAGATCTCTCTCTTTAGAGTTGGATGCAGGGACAAGGAGAGAGAAGCTAAGACACTTACCGCAAGCCTTGCCTGAcgctccttctccttctcagcccggattctctgctgctctgctctttcagctctgcgcttctcctgcagggagcagtggcAGAGGATCACCACCATGGCTTTACCTGCCTCCACTGCTACACCCCACTACCAAGATCATTTCATTGAATGTGAGCCACCTTCTCTCTTTCTAGAGCATGCAGAAGGGTCTCGTGCAATTCTCAGATATAAAACAAGGGGCTAAGAGAGGGGACAAATGAGGGGAGAAGCCATTTGATGATGACTTGAGCAGTCACTGTACATGGCAGTACAGCTTTCTGTCAAAGCAGTTTCAGCTTCTCATCTACAGATGATCTCTCAGTCTAGTACAGGGAAATGCAGTACGAGGACTCACAATTCTCTCCTTGAGGGCAAccagctcttcctcttcctttcttctggCTTCAAAGTGGCTGTCAATCAAGGCTTGCAGTTCAATCAGGTCtttgttctgccttttcttttggaTGTCctaaaaaagcaggaaaactcaTTAAGTCCATATTGCTCTAGTATTATGTCCTGGACATTCCCAGCACCGTGCAatacacagag
This region of Motacilla alba alba isolate MOTALB_02 chromosome 5, Motacilla_alba_V1.0_pri, whole genome shotgun sequence genomic DNA includes:
- the TNNT3 gene encoding troponin T, fast skeletal muscle isoform X28 gives rise to the protein MSDTEEVEQGEAQEEEEAQEEEVHEPAPPPVHEPAEEAHEEEEKPRIKLTAPKIPEGEKVDFDDIQKKRQNKDLIELQALIDSHFEARRKEEEELVALKERIEKRRAERAEQQRIRAEKEKERQARLAEEKARREEEDAKRKAEDDLKKKKALSSMGANYSSYLAKADQKRGKKQTARETKKKVLAERRKPLNIDHLNEDKLRDKAKELWDWLYQLETEKYDFTEQIKRKKYEILTMRCRLQELSKFSKKAGAKGKVGGRWK
- the TNNT3 gene encoding troponin T, fast skeletal muscle isoform X44; the encoded protein is MSDTEEVEQGEAQEEEVHEPAPPPAEEAHEEEEKPRIKLTAPKIPEGEKVDFDDIQKKRQNKDLIELQALIDSHFEARRKEEEELVALKERIEKRRAERAEQQRIRAEKEKERQARLAEEKARREEEDAKRKAEDDLKKKKALSSMGANYSSYLAKADQKRGKKQTARETKKKVLAERRKPLNIDHLNEDKLRDKAKELWDWLYQLETEKYDFTEQIKRKKYEILTMRCRLQELSKFSKKAGAKGKVGGRWK
- the TNNT3 gene encoding troponin T, fast skeletal muscle isoform X45, whose amino-acid sequence is MSDTEEVEQGEEEYEEEEEAQEEAEEAHEEEEKPRIKLTAPKIPEGEKVDFDDIQKKRQNKDLIELQALIDSHFEARRKEEEELVALKERIEKRRAERAEQQRIRAEKEKERQARLAEEKARREEEDAKRKAEDDLKKKKALSSMGANYSSYLAKADQKRGKKQTARETKKKVLAERRKPLNIDHLNEDKLRDKAKELWDWLYQLETEKYDFTEQIKRKKYEILTMRCRLQELSKFSKKAGAKGKVGGRWK
- the TNNT3 gene encoding troponin T, fast skeletal muscle isoform X32, whose product is MSDTEEVEQGEEEYEEEEEAQEEAEEAHEEATEEGEYNDEEKPRIKLTAPKIPEGEKVDFDDIQKKRQNKDLIELQALIDSHFEARRKEEEELVALKERIEKRRAERAEQQRIRAEKEKERQARLAEEKARREEEDAKRKAEDDLKKKKALSSMGANYSSYLAKADQKRGKKQTARETKKKVLAERRKPLNIDHLNEDKLRDKAKELWDWLYQLETEKYDFTEQIKRKKYEILTMRCRLQELSKFSKKAGAKGKVGGRWK
- the TNNT3 gene encoding troponin T, fast skeletal muscle isoform X49 translates to MSDTEEVEQGEEEYEEEEEAQEEVHEPEEKPRIKLTAPKIPEGEKVDFDDIQKKRQNKDLIELQALIDSHFEARRKEEEELVALKERIEKRRAERAEQQRIRAEKEKERQARLAEEKARREEEDAKRKAEDDLKKKKALSSMGANYSSYLAKADQKRGKKQTARETKKKVLAERRKPLNIDHLNEDKLRDKAKELWDWLYQLETEKYDFTEQIKRKKYEILTMRCRLQELSKFSKKAGAKGKVGGRWK
- the TNNT3 gene encoding troponin T, fast skeletal muscle isoform X42, which translates into the protein MSDTEEVEQGEAQEEEEAQEEVHEPAEEAHEEEEKPRIKLTAPKIPEGEKVDFDDIQKKRQNKDLIELQALIDSHFEARRKEEEELVALKERIEKRRAERAEQQRIRAEKEKERQARLAEEKARREEEDAKRKAEDDLKKKKALSSMGANYSSYLAKADQKRGKKQTARETKKKVLAERRKPLNIDHLNEDKLRDKAKELWDWLYQLETEKYDFTEQIKRKKYEILTMRCRLQELSKFSKKAGAKGKVGGRWK
- the TNNT3 gene encoding troponin T, fast skeletal muscle isoform X47, with the translated sequence MSDTEEVEQGEAQEEEEAQEEEVHEPVHEPEEKPRIKLTAPKIPEGEKVDFDDIQKKRQNKDLIELQALIDSHFEARRKEEEELVALKERIEKRRAERAEQQRIRAEKEKERQARLAEEKARREEEDAKRKAEDDLKKKKALSSMGANYSSYLAKADQKRGKKQTARETKKKVLAERRKPLNIDHLNEDKLRDKAKELWDWLYQLETEKYDFTEQIKRKKYEILTMRCRLQELSKFSKKAGAKGKVGGRWK
- the TNNT3 gene encoding troponin T, fast skeletal muscle isoform X41, whose amino-acid sequence is MSDTEEVEQGEAQEEEEAQEEEVHEPAPPPVHEPEEKPRIKLTAPKIPEGEKVDFDDIQKKRQNKDLIELQALIDSHFEARRKEEEELVALKERIEKRRAERAEQQRIRAEKEKERQARLAEEKARREEEDAKRKAEDDLKKKKALSSMGANYSSYLAKADQKRGKKQTARETKKKVLAERRKPLNIDHLNEDKLRDKAKELWDWLYQLETEKYDFTEQIKRKKYEILTMRCRLQELSKFSKKAGAKGKVGGRWK
- the TNNT3 gene encoding troponin T, fast skeletal muscle isoform X38, with protein sequence MSDTEEVEQGEAQEEEEAQEEEVHEPAPPPEEAHEEEEKPRIKLTAPKIPEGEKVDFDDIQKKRQNKDLIELQALIDSHFEARRKEEEELVALKERIEKRRAERAEQQRIRAEKEKERQARLAEEKARREEEDAKRKAEDDLKKKKALSSMGANYSSYLAKADQKRGKKQTARETKKKVLAERRKPLNIDHLNEDKLRDKAKELWDWLYQLETEKYDFTEQIKRKKYEILTMRCRLQELSKFSKKAGAKGKVGGRWK
- the TNNT3 gene encoding troponin T, fast skeletal muscle isoform X3, which translates into the protein MSDTEEVEQGEAQEEEEAQEEAFASCHIPPDEAPPAEAQEEEVHEPAPPPVHEPAEEAHEEEEKPRIKLTAPKIPEGEKVDFDDIQKKRQNKDLIELQALIDSHFEARRKEEEELVALKERIEKRRAERAEQQRIRAEKEKERQARLAEEKARREEEDAKRKAEDDLKKKKALSSMGANYSSYLAKADQKRGKKQTARETKKKVLAERRKPLNIDHLNEDKLRDKAKELWDWLYQLETEKYDFTEQIKRKKYEIVTLRNRIDQAQKHSKKAGAKGKVGGRWK
- the TNNT3 gene encoding troponin T, fast skeletal muscle isoform X2, with protein sequence MSDTEEVEQGEAQEEEEAQEEAFASCHIPPDEAPPAEAQEEEVHEPVHEPAEEAHEEATEEGEYNDEEKPRIKLTAPKIPEGEKVDFDDIQKKRQNKDLIELQALIDSHFEARRKEEEELVALKERIEKRRAERAEQQRIRAEKEKERQARLAEEKARREEEDAKRKAEDDLKKKKALSSMGANYSSYLAKADQKRGKKQTARETKKKVLAERRKPLNIDHLNEDKLRDKAKELWDWLYQLETEKYDFTEQIKRKKYEIVTLRNRIDQAQKHSKKAGAKGKVGGRWK
- the TNNT3 gene encoding troponin T, fast skeletal muscle isoform X40; the encoded protein is MSDTEEVEQGEEEYEEEEEAQEEVHEPAEEAHEEEEKPRIKLTAPKIPEGEKVDFDDIQKKRQNKDLIELQALIDSHFEARRKEEEELVALKERIEKRRAERAEQQRIRAEKEKERQARLAEEKARREEEDAKRKAEDDLKKKKALSSMGANYSSYLAKADQKRGKKQTARETKKKVLAERRKPLNIDHLNEDKLRDKAKELWDWLYQLETEKYDFTEQIKRKKYEILTMRCRLQELSKFSKKAGAKGKVGGRWK